The following proteins are co-located in the Sphingorhabdus lutea genome:
- a CDS encoding tryptophan 7-halogenase gives MTADAPARQLLQSILIIGDGQLGILAAIAMKRANPLAEIRVIPCHNDPANFTANIGNAMPFTNKLHAQLGINDISLAKKAGASHKLVNRYINWNENGHDGVAGYDNIDQMPLEAFIGNFNAENRQNQNSDKILNQAEILAATGKFALSDNNQSYPTSQIDYGLRWNVPAYREMLIEYATTLGVQYAPHLPQNVIFKNNGDVDAVILKDDAGQIDADLFIDCSGPMRWLMRELPEAILDPWSDILPCDHIYMAVQDTPVLALEDHAILTDFGVHSKIGGRDFVQHIFAQPSDLNHLEVENIFKQAGAKTPHLVKIISGALKQPFVRNAIALGDTAASFQPIGGINLDLAHRHLSLLLELLPGRHIIPQERDEYNRRANLMTMGVQTWLASHYLSLPQAETPFADYVSTLSKTPQTLALQQQFTHRGRIPLTEEAPMQPAIWANMLHALSIPSQPSALYTAQSSQQKMAMIKQAEEAAKYVIENTANYLDWIRSVMDNRV, from the coding sequence ATGACCGCAGATGCGCCCGCAAGACAGCTATTGCAATCAATTTTAATCATTGGTGATGGCCAGCTGGGCATATTGGCGGCCATCGCCATGAAACGTGCAAACCCATTGGCGGAGATAAGGGTTATTCCATGCCATAATGATCCGGCAAATTTCACCGCAAATATTGGCAATGCCATGCCATTTACCAATAAATTGCATGCACAATTGGGCATCAATGACATTTCTTTGGCAAAAAAAGCTGGCGCAAGCCATAAATTGGTGAACCGATATATAAATTGGAATGAAAATGGCCATGACGGCGTGGCGGGATATGATAATATTGACCAAATGCCGTTGGAGGCATTTATTGGTAATTTTAACGCCGAAAATAGACAAAATCAGAACAGTGATAAAATATTAAATCAGGCCGAAATATTGGCGGCGACGGGTAAATTTGCCCTATCTGATAATAATCAATCCTATCCGACATCGCAAATTGATTATGGGCTGCGTTGGAATGTTCCTGCCTATCGTGAAATGTTAATCGAATATGCCACGACGCTTGGCGTGCAATATGCGCCGCATTTGCCCCAAAATGTCATTTTCAAAAATAATGGCGATGTTGATGCAGTTATATTAAAAGATGATGCAGGGCAAATTGATGCCGATTTATTCATTGATTGCAGCGGCCCAATGCGTTGGTTAATGCGCGAATTGCCAGAGGCGATACTCGACCCATGGAGTGATATTTTACCCTGTGATCATATTTATATGGCGGTGCAAGACACCCCCGTTTTGGCGTTGGAGGATCATGCAATTTTAACCGATTTTGGCGTCCATAGTAAAATTGGCGGGCGTGATTTTGTGCAGCATATTTTTGCACAACCATCGGACTTAAATCATTTGGAAGTGGAAAATATTTTTAAGCAAGCAGGCGCGAAAACCCCCCATTTGGTCAAAATTATTTCAGGGGCATTAAAACAACCCTTTGTCCGCAATGCCATTGCCCTTGGCGATACGGCGGCAAGTTTTCAGCCCATTGGCGGCATTAACCTTGACCTTGCGCATCGGCATTTATCCCTATTATTGGAATTATTGCCCGGACGGCATATCATCCCGCAAGAACGTGATGAATATAATCGCCGCGCAAATTTAATGACTATGGGCGTTCAAACTTGGCTGGCCAGCCATTATCTTTCCCTGCCACAGGCCGAAACGCCATTTGCTGATTATGTAAGCACATTATCAAAAACGCCGCAAACATTGGCATTGCAGCAACAATTTACCCATCGCGGCCGCATCCCCCTGACCGAAGAAGCCCCGATGCAGCCTGCAATTTGGGCCAATATGCTCCACGCCCTGTCCATCCCATCACAGCCATCTGCCCTCTATACCGCGCAATCATCTCAGCAAAAAATGGCAATGATAAAACAGGCCGAAGAAGCCGCAAAATATGTCATTGAAAACACAGCAAACTACCTTGATTGGATAAGGTCCGTGATGGATAATCGGGTTTAA
- a CDS encoding tryptophan halogenase family protein produces the protein MNIQNPTKIVILGGGTSGWMSATALAVMLGAQVDVTLVESEDIGIIGVGEATLPHLRHFVETLGIDEADFMRATHATYKLGIDFRDFGKIGDSYIHPFGSFGDALAGVPFHHYWLAAQKNIGDVGSIGDYSMGVAAALANKFAPPASDNSLASTYGYAYQFDATLFGPFMRDFATAKGVKRVEGRVNNVQTNPENGNVETLILESGNQISGDIFIDCSGFRSMLLGQTLGAEWEDWSHWLPCDRAVAVPCTAENENEIEPYTRAIAMPAGWRWRIPLQHRIGNGYVYASQYLSDDEAKNALINAIEGKPLAEPKLLKFKAGRRKKSFIKNVIGVGLSSGFLEPLESTSIYLAQMAITNFIELFPKNGVIQQFDRDAFNQLVDMEYDRIRDFLILHYHATTRDDTPFWDHVRTMEIPHSLSEKMELWRQSGHVSKYSQGLFYEPSWVAVYLGQNIYPTGFDPRTEIGNQDGLFRALHSLKNAISKQVNNMPSHRAYLHNHAKRLADIE, from the coding sequence ATGAACATCCAAAACCCCACAAAAATAGTCATTTTAGGCGGCGGCACATCGGGATGGATGTCTGCCACTGCATTGGCTGTAATGTTGGGGGCACAGGTCGATGTGACATTGGTTGAATCTGAAGATATTGGCATTATCGGCGTGGGGGAGGCCACCCTGCCCCATTTGCGGCATTTTGTGGAAACATTGGGCATTGATGAAGCGGATTTTATGCGCGCCACCCATGCCACCTATAAATTGGGCATTGATTTTCGTGACTTTGGCAAAATAGGCGACAGCTATATTCACCCATTTGGCAGTTTTGGTGATGCATTGGCCGGCGTGCCTTTTCATCATTATTGGTTGGCCGCCCAAAAAAATATCGGCGATGTTGGGTCAATTGGTGATTATTCTATGGGCGTTGCGGCGGCATTGGCCAATAAATTTGCGCCGCCCGCATCGGATAATAGCTTGGCCTCTACCTATGGCTATGCCTATCAATTTGACGCCACTCTATTTGGCCCTTTCATGCGTGATTTTGCAACAGCCAAGGGGGTAAAGCGTGTCGAAGGGCGCGTCAATAATGTGCAAACAAACCCTGAAAATGGCAATGTTGAAACATTGATTCTGGAAAGTGGCAACCAAATTTCCGGCGATATTTTTATCGATTGTTCGGGGTTTCGCAGCATGTTATTGGGCCAGACATTGGGCGCAGAATGGGAAGATTGGTCACATTGGCTGCCATGTGACCGGGCGGTCGCCGTTCCATGTACCGCCGAAAATGAAAATGAAATTGAACCTTATACTAGGGCCATTGCCATGCCCGCAGGCTGGCGTTGGCGTATCCCCCTGCAACACCGCATTGGCAATGGATATGTTTATGCCAGCCAATATTTAAGTGATGATGAAGCAAAAAATGCGCTTATCAATGCCATAGAAGGTAAGCCATTGGCCGAGCCAAAATTATTAAAATTTAAAGCAGGAAGACGCAAAAAATCATTCATCAAAAATGTTATTGGAGTTGGCCTGTCCAGTGGATTTTTAGAGCCATTGGAATCCACCAGCATATATTTGGCGCAAATGGCGATTACCAATTTCATTGAGCTATTCCCGAAAAATGGGGTGATACAGCAATTTGACCGCGATGCATTTAACCAATTGGTCGATATGGAATATGACCGTATCCGTGATTTCCTCATCCTGCATTATCATGCCACCACACGTGACGACACGCCATTTTGGGATCATGTTCGCACGATGGAGATACCCCATAGCCTGTCCGAGAAAATGGAGCTGTGGCGGCAAAGCGGCCATGTTTCAAAATATTCACAAGGTTTATTTTATGAACCCAGCTGGGTCGCGGTTTATTTAGGGCAAAATATCTATCCAACAGGATTTGACCCACGAACAGAAATTGGAAATCAGGATGGTCTGTTTCGGGCTTTACATTCATTGAAGAATGCAATTTCTAAACAGGTGAATAATATGCCGTCTCACCGCGCATATTTACACAATCATGCAAAAAGATTGGCAGATATTGAATGA
- a CDS encoding endo-1,4-beta-xylanase, producing the protein MKRREVMIGGVALFTAGCSTVPTSLSPAKMPKITGGLHQIGKARGINVGSATGSGPANSGSFKNPQYTQLLKNDCGMIVAENEMKWQAIRPHVDEFDFTDFDDQVAFARANNMDIRGHTLLWHRPEWMPKWLEEYDFGANPIKEAEHILTRHIAAVCQRYKGMIKSYDVVNETVLPENKLASTALSRAMGGTLELVDLAFHTARQHAPNTQLVYNDYMSWEDGNEGHRKGVLSLLEGFKKRGVPVDALGIQSHIRLDNMGSVASQVAKQSAPWREFLNEVTAMGYDILITEFDVNDQLLPADIGIRDAAVAAYAKEYLDLMFNYPQVKEFLLWGMCDPYSWLQDFKPLREDGMPKRPLPYDMNFNKKPLYDSISQSLSHAPKR; encoded by the coding sequence ATGAAAAGAAGAGAGGTTATGATTGGCGGCGTAGCATTGTTCACCGCAGGTTGCAGCACAGTGCCAACATCCCTATCCCCTGCAAAAATGCCTAAAATAACTGGCGGCCTGCACCAAATTGGCAAGGCGCGTGGTATAAATGTGGGCAGTGCAACCGGATCTGGTCCGGCGAATAGTGGCTCGTTCAAAAACCCGCAATATACCCAATTATTGAAAAATGATTGCGGCATGATTGTCGCGGAAAATGAAATGAAATGGCAGGCCATCCGCCCCCATGTGGATGAATTTGACTTTACCGATTTTGACGATCAGGTCGCCTTTGCCCGCGCAAATAATATGGATATTCGCGGCCATACATTATTATGGCATCGGCCAGAATGGATGCCAAAATGGCTGGAGGAATATGATTTTGGTGCAAATCCAATTAAAGAAGCGGAGCATATTTTAACCCGCCATATCGCCGCTGTCTGCCAAAGATATAAAGGCATGATTAAAAGCTATGACGTGGTCAATGAAACCGTGTTGCCTGAAAATAAACTTGCCTCTACCGCTTTGTCGCGGGCAATGGGCGGCACGTTGGAACTGGTTGATTTGGCATTTCATACCGCGCGCCAGCATGCGCCAAATACGCAATTAGTATATAATGATTATATGAGCTGGGAAGATGGAAATGAGGGGCATAGAAAAGGTGTCCTATCCCTTTTAGAAGGGTTTAAAAAGCGCGGCGTGCCCGTCGATGCATTGGGCATTCAATCGCATATAAGATTGGATAATATGGGCAGTGTCGCCTCCCAAGTGGCGAAACAAAGCGCACCATGGCGCGAATTTTTAAACGAAGTCACCGCCATGGGATATGATATTTTAATCACCGAATTTGATGTTAATGATCAATTATTGCCCGCAGATATCGGGATAAGGGACGCGGCCGTCGCTGCCTATGCCAAAGAATATTTGGACCTGATGTTTAATTATCCTCAGGTGAAAGAATTTTTGCTATGGGGGATGTGCGATCCATATTCATGGTTACAAGATTTTAAGCCTTTGCGCGAAGATGGCATGCCAAAACGTCCCCTGCCCTATGATATGAATTTTAATAAAAAGCCGCTTTATGATAGTATAAGCCAATCATTATCACATGCGCCAAAACGTTAA
- a CDS encoding LacI family DNA-binding transcriptional regulator, with the protein MSHRQFLNEENDMNIKSSRGQKNGATIADVAKESGFSPMTVSRVINGESHVKDATREAVMAAVKKLDYSPNLAARSLAGAEQVRVGLLYSNPSAAYLSRFLVGCLEQARENHIQLIIEDCGSELAAIDAIKKLKASNVDGIIMSPPLCDSKNVLRAIEEVGMLAVVIANWRPPSAVSVIRIDDIGAARAMTNHIISLGHRDIGFIIGNPTHMASHERLVGFQEALKENNINLPEEYIEQGSFTYRSGLKAAEKLLSLPKPPTAIFASNDDMAAAAVTVAHRRHMDVPKDITICGFDDTDFAQSIWPELTTIHQPIAKMSREAVNMLVEQIRNKRSNKEIGSLDLLLDYTFVKRESDAAAP; encoded by the coding sequence ATGTCACATAGACAATTCCTTAATGAAGAAAATGACATGAATATAAAATCATCACGTGGCCAAAAAAATGGGGCAACCATCGCAGATGTGGCAAAGGAATCTGGCTTTTCACCCATGACGGTATCGCGGGTTATCAATGGCGAAAGCCATGTCAAAGACGCGACCAGAGAGGCCGTGATGGCGGCGGTTAAAAAATTGGATTATTCGCCAAATTTGGCGGCCAGAAGCCTTGCCGGGGCAGAACAAGTTCGCGTTGGTTTATTATATAGCAACCCAAGCGCAGCCTATCTTAGCCGGTTTTTGGTCGGATGCCTTGAACAGGCGCGTGAAAACCATATCCAATTGATTATTGAAGATTGCGGTTCGGAATTGGCCGCGATTGACGCGATTAAAAAATTAAAAGCCAGCAATGTTGACGGTATCATTATGTCGCCGCCATTATGCGATTCCAAAAATGTGTTAAGGGCGATTGAGGAAGTTGGCATGTTGGCGGTTGTCATCGCCAATTGGCGGCCTCCTTCGGCGGTTTCGGTTATTCGTATTGACGATATTGGCGCGGCGCGGGCGATGACAAATCATATTATTTCACTTGGCCACCGCGATATTGGTTTCATTATTGGTAATCCCACCCATATGGCCAGCCATGAAAGATTGGTGGGATTTCAAGAGGCGTTAAAAGAAAATAATATAAATTTGCCAGAGGAATATATTGAACAAGGCAGTTTCACATATCGTTCTGGTTTGAAAGCGGCGGAAAAATTATTGAGCCTGCCCAAACCGCCAACTGCCATTTTTGCATCAAATGATGATATGGCCGCCGCCGCCGTGACGGTGGCGCACCGCCGTCATATGGATGTGCCCAAGGATATAACAATTTGCGGATTTGACGATACTGATTTTGCCCAATCCATTTGGCCGGAATTAACCACTATCCACCAACCCATTGCCAAAATGTCGCGCGAGGCGGTTAATATGTTGGTGGAACAGATAAGGAATAAAAGGTCAAATAAGGAAATTGGCTCGCTTGACCTTCTTTTGGATTATACCTTTGTAAAAAGAGAGTCCGATGCAGCCGCACCATGA
- a CDS encoding glycoside hydrolase family 5 protein, whose translation MMRKFLFAGAIGAAIFTLNMPAIAKTDSLPVGRCINMGNHFEPPTEAGFGGRKIADNDFEIIAKAGFNTIRLPVRWSTHMVDGPSGDAPEYKIDPKYMKRIKYVVDNARQSNLNIILNSHHFEEIHSDPSEKNIAKLAAMWKQIAIIFADYPTENLWFEIENEPHDKFNDSNLLDVLTPALYEIRKSNPDRPVIIGGEFWSGIKSLQTLKLPDDPHIIPTFHYYDPFDFTHQGATWVDNPPPMGREYGSKEDKANLKADVQKIKDYIAQTGKTPFMGEFGANGPVPLEQRVKYQKAVRQAFDEVNIGMCAWAYTNTFPLYDSSTKKWVPGMLDAMGLKEGKDEEGK comes from the coding sequence ATGATGCGTAAATTTTTATTTGCCGGCGCCATTGGCGCGGCGATATTTACATTAAATATGCCAGCAATTGCCAAAACAGACAGCCTGCCCGTTGGCCGCTGCATCAATATGGGCAATCATTTTGAACCACCCACCGAAGCAGGTTTTGGCGGACGTAAAATTGCCGATAATGATTTTGAAATTATCGCAAAGGCCGGATTTAATACGATCAGGCTGCCCGTGCGGTGGTCCACCCATATGGTTGATGGTCCATCCGGTGATGCGCCGGAATATAAAATAGATCCAAAATATATGAAACGTATAAAATATGTGGTGGATAATGCGCGACAGTCAAATTTAAATATCATTTTGAACAGCCATCATTTTGAAGAAATCCACAGCGACCCAAGCGAGAAAAATATTGCCAAATTGGCCGCCATGTGGAAACAAATCGCCATTATCTTTGCCGATTATCCCACCGAAAATCTGTGGTTTGAAATTGAAAATGAACCGCATGATAAATTTAATGACAGCAATTTATTGGATGTTTTAACCCCTGCCCTGTATGAAATTCGCAAAAGCAACCCTGACCGTCCCGTTATTATTGGGGGCGAATTTTGGAGCGGGATTAAATCGCTGCAAACATTAAAATTGCCCGATGATCCCCATATAATCCCGACATTTCATTATTATGATCCATTTGATTTTACCCATCAGGGCGCAACATGGGTGGACAATCCGCCCCCCATGGGCCGCGAATATGGCAGCAAGGAGGACAAGGCCAATTTAAAAGCCGATGTGCAGAAAATTAAAGATTATATCGCCCAAACAGGCAAAACCCCCTTTATGGGCGAATTTGGCGCCAATGGCCCAGTTCCTTTGGAACAACGGGTAAAATATCAAAAGGCGGTAAGGCAGGCATTTGATGAAGTGAATATTGGCATGTGCGCATGGGCATATACCAATACATTCCCCCTATATGACAGCAGCACAAAAAAATGGGTGCCGGGAATGTTGGATGCCATGGGATTGAAAGAGGGTAAGGATGAAGAGGGAAAATAA
- a CDS encoding glycoside hydrolase family 3 protein: MRKKIILALLGSALLLPASTFGQSEINNQAPQQMGQANPQNWPIGNDPVPRNAKIERQIKKLLAKMSLEQKVGQIIQGDIDNTTPEDVYQYHLGSVLNGGNSAPGDKQWASAAEWLADADRYYDASMRRHGKLPHIPLTWGSDAVHGHNNVIGATLFPHNIGLGAMRNPELMRKIGEVTAMEMRVTGLDWTFAPTLAVVRDDRWGRAYEGYSENPNLVASYAGPLVEGIQGKIGDADWLKGAHIVATAKHFVGDGGTVDGKDQGDNISSEAVLRDQQAAGYMPAINAGIQSIMASYNSWHGEKMHGNKSLLTDVLRGRMKFGGFVVGDWNGHGQVAGCTPTNCAASFNAGLDMFMAPDSWKELYANILQDVKQGKISKARLDEAVGNVLRVKLRAGLFESGRPSSRPYAGQFDKIGSDEHRAIARQAVQESMVLLKNNDAVLPLKSGQKILVTGDGANNHMKQSGGWTLSWQGTGLSEAEFVGATTIGKAIMQASNNEAVISEDGEYKQKPDVAIVVFGEDPYAEFQGDVPDLMFRDKQDNLALLKKYQQEGIKTVSIFLSGRPLWVNEHINASDSFVAAWLPGSEGGGVADILFGKADFKGKLSFSWPKLANQYRLNVGDKDYDPLFPYDYGLSYKDRKNMSQLSINSGLAAGSDLPVGTWFERGKEGAGLSFSTIQGTKFEKLINGIGTNDTPLRSLAMDRHRQEDARRFIWSGKSPATLVLVGEGAYDLSRESNGAVAIEIDYRVNKIGDAPVNLISYNIGPQAAGNGIDISAMLKMPAPGEWKTMSVPLSCFEKQGLDMTKIAVPLGISTQGVLDISISRVALGSSANGLVKCQ; the protein is encoded by the coding sequence ATGCGCAAGAAAATTATTTTGGCTTTGCTGGGTTCGGCGTTATTATTGCCAGCATCGACATTTGGCCAAAGCGAAATAAACAATCAAGCCCCGCAACAAATGGGACAGGCCAATCCGCAAAATTGGCCCATTGGTAATGACCCTGTACCACGGAATGCGAAAATAGAGCGCCAAATAAAAAAATTATTGGCCAAAATGTCGTTGGAACAAAAGGTCGGTCAAATAATTCAGGGCGATATTGATAATACAACCCCCGAAGATGTGTATCAATATCATTTAGGGTCGGTGTTAAATGGCGGCAATAGTGCGCCGGGCGATAAACAATGGGCCAGTGCGGCAGAATGGTTGGCCGATGCGGATCGATATTATGATGCATCCATGCGCCGCCATGGTAAATTACCGCATATCCCCCTTACATGGGGCAGTGATGCAGTCCATGGCCATAATAATGTTATCGGCGCGACATTATTTCCGCATAATATTGGCCTTGGCGCGATGCGTAATCCAGAATTGATGCGTAAAATTGGCGAGGTAACTGCCATGGAAATGCGCGTCACGGGGTTGGATTGGACATTTGCGCCAACTTTGGCCGTGGTGCGTGATGACCGATGGGGACGTGCTTATGAGGGATATTCCGAAAATCCCAATTTGGTGGCAAGCTATGCCGGGCCTTTGGTGGAGGGGATACAAGGCAAAATTGGCGATGCGGATTGGTTAAAAGGCGCACATATTGTGGCCACGGCGAAACATTTTGTGGGCGATGGCGGCACCGTTGATGGCAAGGATCAGGGCGATAATATTTCAAGCGAAGCGGTGCTTCGTGACCAACAGGCCGCCGGATATATGCCCGCGATAAATGCTGGGATTCAATCAATTATGGCCAGTTATAATAGCTGGCATGGTGAAAAAATGCATGGCAATAAATCATTATTGACCGATGTGCTGCGCGGCCGAATGAAATTTGGCGGTTTTGTCGTGGGGGATTGGAATGGGCATGGACAAGTTGCAGGATGCACACCGACAAATTGTGCGGCATCATTTAATGCCGGATTGGATATGTTCATGGCACCCGATAGCTGGAAAGAGCTATATGCCAATATATTGCAAGATGTGAAGCAAGGCAAAATATCCAAGGCCCGCCTTGATGAGGCAGTGGGCAATGTGCTGCGGGTGAAATTACGTGCAGGATTATTTGAATCGGGCCGTCCATCATCACGGCCATATGCAGGACAATTTGATAAAATAGGATCGGATGAGCACCGCGCCATTGCACGCCAAGCGGTGCAGGAATCAATGGTCCTATTGAAAAATAATGATGCGGTTTTACCCTTAAAATCTGGGCAAAAAATCCTTGTCACGGGGGATGGCGCGAATAATCATATGAAGCAATCGGGCGGCTGGACGCTTTCATGGCAGGGAACGGGGTTAAGCGAGGCCGAATTTGTCGGCGCTACCACCATTGGCAAGGCGATAATGCAAGCCAGCAATAATGAAGCAGTGATAAGCGAGGATGGAGAATATAAGCAAAAGCCCGATGTGGCGATTGTGGTTTTTGGTGAAGATCCCTATGCTGAATTTCAAGGCGATGTTCCCGATTTAATGTTCAGGGATAAGCAAGATAATCTCGCTTTGTTGAAAAAATATCAACAAGAGGGCATTAAAACCGTGTCCATTTTCCTGTCTGGACGTCCATTATGGGTGAATGAGCATATTAACGCATCGGACAGTTTCGTGGCGGCATGGTTGCCAGGTTCAGAGGGCGGCGGCGTGGCCGATATCTTATTTGGCAAGGCAGATTTTAAGGGCAAATTATCATTTAGCTGGCCCAAATTGGCGAACCAATATCGATTAAATGTGGGGGATAAGGATTATGATCCTCTATTTCCCTATGATTATGGATTAAGTTATAAAGACCGCAAAAATATGAGCCAATTAAGCATAAATAGCGGATTGGCCGCAGGGTCGGATTTGCCCGTTGGCACATGGTTTGAACGGGGCAAAGAAGGCGCAGGATTGTCATTTTCCACCATTCAGGGTACAAAATTTGAAAAATTGATAAATGGCATTGGCACCAATGATACGCCATTAAGGTCATTGGCGATGGACCGCCACCGTCAAGAAGATGCGCGCCGTTTCATCTGGTCAGGAAAATCGCCCGCGACCCTTGTTCTGGTTGGGGAGGGTGCATATGATTTAAGCCGCGAAAGCAACGGCGCGGTGGCAATTGAAATTGATTATCGCGTGAATAAAATTGGCGATGCTCCAGTAAATTTAATCTCCTATAATATCGGGCCACAGGCCGCAGGAAATGGCATAGATATTAGCGCGATGTTGAAAATGCCCGCGCCAGGGGAATGGAAAACAATGTCTGTCCCGCTTTCCTGTTTTGAAAAACAGGGATTGGATATGACAAAAATTGCCGTGCCTTTGGGCATAAGCACGCAAGGCGTATTGGATATATCAATTTCGCGGGTTGCATTGGGCAGTTCGGCCAATGGATTGGTCAAGTGCCAATAA
- a CDS encoding carotenoid oxygenase family protein gives MAATLVEQIKSTLKPSDNPYLQGAWTPTHNEWDAQYKNGDVEVIGQIPHDIEGVYIRTGENQVHEPIGRYHPFDGDGFIHSMSFKNGRASYRSRFVRTKGFEAEKEAGGSIWAGLMEPPHKSKRHGWGAQQWLKDSSSTDVTVHAGKIISTFYQCGEGYRLNPYTLEQFGTEGWVPLDGISAHCKTDENTGELLFFNYSKHAPYMHYGVVGADNKLKHYVPIPLPGPRLPHDMAFTENYAILNDMPLFWAPELLERNIHAAQFYPDMPTRFAIIPRLGQPEDIKWFEAAPTYTLHWLNAYEDGDEIILDGYFQEEPMPKSYIGAPEGLERMMAYLDQILLKPKLHRWRFNMKSGETIEERLDDQILEFGMINQKYAGRKYQYGYSAVPEPGWFLFRGLVKHDLQNGTREEVQFGEGRFGSEAPFVPRINAVDEDDGYIISYIADMNLDRSECVIYDAKKLSQGPVCQIILPERICSGTHSTWANYDSIGMGQNTTIAE, from the coding sequence ATGGCTGCAACATTGGTGGAGCAAATTAAAAGCACATTAAAACCCAGCGACAACCCCTATTTACAAGGGGCATGGACCCCGACGCATAATGAATGGGACGCGCAATATAAAAATGGTGATGTGGAAGTTATTGGCCAAATCCCCCATGATATAGAGGGGGTATATATTCGCACCGGTGAAAATCAGGTGCACGAACCAATTGGCCGTTATCATCCATTTGATGGCGATGGTTTCATCCACAGCATGTCGTTCAAAAATGGCAGGGCAAGTTACCGCAGCCGTTTTGTTCGGACCAAGGGTTTTGAGGCGGAAAAGGAAGCGGGCGGTTCAATTTGGGCCGGATTGATGGAGCCGCCGCATAAATCAAAACGCCATGGTTGGGGCGCGCAACAATGGTTAAAGGATTCATCCTCCACCGATGTCACCGTACATGCGGGCAAAATTATTTCCACATTTTACCAATGTGGAGAGGGATATCGGCTAAACCCCTATACATTGGAACAATTTGGCACAGAGGGGTGGGTACCGTTGGACGGGATATCGGCCCATTGTAAAACCGATGAAAATACGGGCGAATTATTATTTTTCAACTATTCCAAACATGCACCCTATATGCATTATGGGGTTGTTGGCGCGGATAATAAATTAAAACATTATGTTCCTATTCCCTTGCCCGGACCACGTTTGCCGCATGATATGGCCTTTACAGAAAATTATGCCATTTTAAATGATATGCCATTATTTTGGGCGCCGGAATTATTGGAAAGAAATATTCACGCCGCGCAATTTTACCCCGATATGCCCACCCGTTTCGCGATTATCCCGCGATTGGGCCAGCCAGAGGATATTAAATGGTTTGAGGCTGCCCCCACCTATACGCTTCATTGGTTAAACGCATATGAGGATGGTGATGAGATAATATTGGATGGATATTTTCAAGAAGAACCCATGCCAAAATCCTATATTGGTGCGCCGGAGGGCTTGGAGCGGATGATGGCCTATCTTGACCAGATATTATTAAAGCCAAAATTACATCGCTGGCGGTTTAACATGAAAAGCGGTGAGACAATTGAGGAAAGATTGGATGACCAAATTTTGGAATTTGGCATGATTAACCAAAAATATGCGGGCCGAAAATATCAATATGGATATAGCGCCGTGCCAGAGCCCGGCTGGTTTTTATTTCGCGGGCTTGTTAAGCATGATTTGCAAAATGGCACGCGTGAAGAAGTACAATTTGGCGAAGGACGATTTGGCAGCGAAGCCCCCTTTGTTCCCCGCATAAATGCCGTGGATGAAGATGATGGTTATATTATTTCCTATATTGCCGACATGAATTTGGACCGCAGCGAATGCGTGATATATGATGCCAAAAAATTATCCCAAGGGCCGGTGTGCCAAATCATCCTGCCTGAAAGAATATGTTCAGGGACGCATTCAACATGGGCCAATTATGACAGCATCGGCATGGGTCAAAACACGACAATTGCCGAATAA